A stretch of DNA from Micromonospora sp. WMMD1155:
CGCGCAGCGTGTCCGGCTGCCGCACGGTGAAGGGGCAGCCCAGACCGGAGAGCAGCGCGGCCATCCCGGGCAGGCTCTCCGCCCGCGCCCGCAGCAGCACCCCGTCGGTGGTGGCGGTCAACTCGGCCACGCTGGGCGGGATGCGGCGACGGGCGGCGACCAGGTCGGTCTCCAGCAGCACCTCCACCTCGTGCTGGTACGGCACAGCGGCGAGGGACCGGGTCACCCAGGCGACCGCCTCGAAGCCGTCCGGCACGGTGAACGTCGCCTCGCCCGGTGTGACGGCGCCGATCCGGTCCAGCCGGAACACGCGGACCTCCCCGCGCCGGTGGTCGTGGCCGGTGACATACCAACGGCCGGCGTGGAAGACCAGCCCGTACGGGTCGAGCTCCCGGTGCGAACGCTCGCCCCGCCAGGAGCGGTAGTCCAGCGCCACCCGCTGTCGGTGCCGGGCCGCCGCGGCCAGGGTGAGCAGGGTGCCCGACGCCGGCCCGCGCTCCTGCCCGGGCGACGCAGGGTGAAGCCGAGGTGCTCCTGTACGGCGGCGAGCCGGTCGGCGAGCGCCGCCGGCAGCACCCGGCGGATCTTCGCCAGGGCGGTGGCGGTGGCCGGCTGCTCGGTGGCGAGCCCGACCCGTTCGGCGACGACCAGGCCGAGCAGCACGGCCACCGCCTCGTCGTCGGTGAGCATCAGCGGCGGCAGCTTGAACCCGGGATGCAGCCGGTAGCCGCCGTAACGGCCTCGGTCGGCGGTGACGGGAATGCCCAGCTCGACGAGGGTGGCCGCGTAGCGGCGCACGGTCCGCTCGTCGACGCCCAGCCAACCGGCCAGCTCGGCGGCCGTCGCGCGGTGCCGGGCCTGCAGCACCTCGAGGAGGGCCAGCACCCGACCGGCGGGATGTGACACGGGCCACTCCTTCAATCCGGGCGGATTATGTCCGCATTCAATCGTACGGTCTGTCGGTAACCGAGAGAAGGAGCGACAGATGGCGACGTTCGTACTGGTTCCGGGGTTCTGGTTGGGTGCCTGGGCATGGCGGGAGGTGACCGCGACCCTGCGGGCGCAGGGCCACGAGGTCTACCCGATGACCCTGACCGGGTTGGCCGAGCGCGACCACCTCGCCGGGCCGGAGGTCGGCCTGGAGACGCACACCGCGGACATCGTCCGGCTGATCGAGGTCGAGGACCTGCACGACGTGGTGCTGGTCGGGCATTCCGGTGGCGGCATGCCGGTCGCCCAGGCCGCCGACCGCGTCCCGGACCGGATCGCCCGGGTCGTCTACGTGGAGAGCGGGCCGCTGCCGGACGGCACCGCGCAGTTCGACACGGTGCCGCCGGAGGAGCAGGAACGGCTCCGGGCCGCGATCGGCGACGGTGCCCTGCTGCCACCGCCGGCCTGGGATCCGACCGCCGACCCGACCAACCTGGCCGGTCTGGACGAGCCCACGCTGGCGGCGCTGCGCGCCCGGGCCACCCCGCAGCCGCTGCGCGCGGCCACCGACCCGGTCCGCCGCACCGGCGGCCGTCAGGTGCCGACCGCGCTGGTCGCCAGCACCTTCCCGCTCGCCGTGGTCCGGCAGATGATCGACGAGAAGCACCCGTTCTTCACCGGCCTGGCCGACGGTCAGCTACACGAGCTGCCCACCGGGCACTGGCCGATGCTCAGCGAGCCGAAGGCCCTGGCCGACGTCCTCGACCTGATCGCCCGCACCTGAGCCCCGCCCCCGTCGGGGCGGGGCGGGCGTCAGCGGGGCAGCAGCGCGGCGACCTCGGCGACGACCTGGGCCGGGGTCCGGCCGTCGGTCACCACCGTCTCGGTGGCGACCTCGGCGTAGAGCGGCCGACGCTGGTCCAGCAGGTGTTTGAGGGTGGCTCGCGGGTTGATCGCCAGCAGCGGGCGGCCGGCCCCGAGCCCGACCCGTTTCACCGCGTCCGGCAACTCGACCGAGAGGTGCACCACCCGGTGCCCGACCAGGGCGGCCCGGGTCTCCTCGGCCAACACCGCGCCGCCGCCGAGGGCGAGCACGCCCGTGCCGCCGGCCAGCGCCGCGGCCACCGCGGCCCGTTCCAGGGTACGGAAGTGAGTCTCGCCCTCGTCGATGAAGATCTCCGGAATCGGCTTGCCGGCCATCTGCTCGATGTCGACGTCGGTGTCGCGGAACTCCACCGAGAGGGTGTCGGCGAGCGCCCGCCCGACTGTGGTCTTGCCGCAGCCGGGCGCGCCGACCAGGACGACGACCGGTGCCATCAGCGGATGACCAGCGCGTCGAGGTAACCGGCCAGGTTGCGACGGATCTCGGCGATCGAGTCGCCGCCGAACTTCTCGGTGGCCGCCTCGGCGAGGACCAGCGCCACCATCGCCTCGGCGACGACGGCCGCGGCCGGCACCGCGCAGACGTCGGACCGCTGGTTGATCGCGGTGGCGGGCTCGCCGGTGGTGACGTCCACTGTGGAGAGGGCCCGGTTCAGCGAGGAGATCGGCTTCATCGCGGCGCGGACCCGCAGGGGCTCGCCGGTGGTGATGCCACCCTCCAGGCCACCCGCCCGGTCGGTGACCCGGCGGACGCCGGTCGCCGACGGAATGATCTCGTCGTGTGCCTCCGAGCCACGGGACCGGGCCTGCTGCCAGCCGTCGCCGATCTCCACGCCCTTGATCGCCTGGATCGACATCAGCGCGGTGGCCAGTCGGGCGTCGAGCTTGCGGTCCCACTGCACGTGGCTGCCCAACCCCGGCGGCACCCCGTACGCCAACACCTCGACCACGCCGCCGAGGGTGTCGGCGGCCTTCTTCGCGGCGTCGACCTCGGCGACCATCAGGGCGCTGGCCTCCGGGTCGAGGCAGCGCAGCGGGTCGGCGTCGATGCGCGCGGCGTCCGACGGGACCGGACGCAGGCCCGGCTTCGCGGCCACCGGGCCCAACTCGACGACGTGCGAGACGATCTCGATGCCGAGAGCCTGGCGGATCAACGCCTTGGCGACCGCACCGACGGCGACCCGGGCGGCGGTCTCCCGGGCGCTGGCGCGTTCCAGGATCGGCCGCGCGTCGGTGTGGCCGTACTTCTGCATGCCCGCCAGGTCGGCGTGACCGGGCCGGGGTCGGGTCAACGGGGCGTTGCGGGCCTGCCGGGCCAGCTCGTCGGGGTCGACGGGGTCGGCGGCCATCACGGTCTGCCACTTCGGCCACTCGGAGTTGCCGACCCGGATGGCCACCGGGCTGCCCAGGGTGACGCCGTGCCGCAGGCCGCCGAGCAGCTCGACCTCGTCCCGCTCGAACGACATCCGGGCGCCCCGGCCATAGCCCAGCCGCCGACGGGCCAGCTCGTCGGCGATCACGGAGGTGGTCACCTCGATGCCGGCCGGCACCCCCTCCAGCATCGCGACGAGGGCGGGACCGTGCGATTCACCTGCAGTCAGCCAACGCAACACGGTGCTCAGTCTGTCACGCCCGGTCGCCGCCCCGCCGTGCCGCCCGGCGCGTCCCGCCCTGCGGACGCCCCCGCGCGGCCGGGCCGGGCGGCGGCAGCTCAGATCCCCCGGCCGCGCTTGTGCAGGGTGCGCAGCACCGCGTCGGCGCGGACCACCCGGCCGGCGACGGCGAGGGCCAGGTAGGCGCGCGGCTCGCGGGGATTGCTCCGCAGGGTGCGGCGCGCCCAGCGCAGCGCGCCCCGCCGGTCACCGGAGGCGGCCTGGGCGAACGCGATCTGCCCGGCGACGCGGGCCGCACCGGCCGGTTGGGTGGCGAACTCCGGGTAGCGCCGCAGCAACCACTGCAACGCCTCGGAGATGGTGTCCCAGCGCTGCGCGAAGTACGAGCGCTTGTGCCAGCGGACCAGCACCGACGGCGTCCGCAGGTTGATCAGCGGCGCGCTGCGCGCGGCCCGGAGCAAGAACTCGTAGTCCTCCGCGTAGCTGCCCGGGATCTCCTCGTCGACCAGACCGAACCCGTCGCGCAGCGCGGTCGCGCGGATCAGGAACGTCGACGGGTGCAGCTCCGTCATCCGGTCGCGCAGCAGGTCGTCCAGGGTGATCCGCTCCTTGTCGAGCACCCGGTCGACGGTGCTGCCGTCGTAGCTGACCCGGATGCCGCAACAGACGAACTCGGATCCCGGGTCGGCGGCGAGCGCGTCGACCTGGGCGGCCAGCTTGCCGGGCAGCCACTCGTCGTCGTCGTCGCAGAACGCGACCAGCTCACCCTGCGCCGCGAGGGTGCCGCTGTTGCGCGCCCCGGCCAACCCCGGGGTACGGACGTTGCGGATCACCCGCACCGCCCGATCCGGGCCGCTCGCCAGGCCGGTCAGCGACTCGTCCGGAGTGGACTGGTCGAACACCACGACGACCTCGATCGGGCCCGGGTAATCCTGGCCCAGGACCGCGCGCACCGCTGCCCGCAGCAGCTCGGGACGGTCCCGGGTGGGCACCACGACGCTGACGCTCGGCTGCGGGGTCATCGGGAGGTCTCCTTCGGGTCCGGACGCGGGCGGGACCGGACCCGCCAACGGGACAGGCGCGGGGTCGAGCCGGCGACGAGGTCGTCGACGATCCGGCCGACCCGGGCCACCGCCGCCCGTCGCGCCTCGTGTGCCTGCGGGTCGGTGGCCACCGCGTAGCGGCTCGGATCGGCCAGCCCGGCGGTCAGCGCGTCGTGCAGCGCCTCCCGGGTCTCGCAGAGCGCCACCAGCCCGGCGGCGCCGAGACGGCGGGCGAACAGGAGTTGGTGGTCGTCGACGTGCTCGCCGCGCGCCGGGTTGCGGGGCACCACGATGGGCAGGTGACCGTGCCGGCGGGCCTCCAAGATGGTCGCCGGGCCACCGTGGCAGACCACCAGGTCGGCGTCGGCCATCGCCTGCTGGAGCGCGTCGTGACCGAGGAACGGCACCGCGCCGGGCAGCGGCGGCACGGCGGTGTGGCCGTGCTGCACGGTCAGCCCGACCGGGGCGGTGGTCTGCGCGTGCCACTGCGCCAGCCAGTCGACGAGCCGGTCGAAGGGGTGCTTGTCGGTGCCGACCGCGACCAGCACCCGGACCTGGGTCGTCGACTGACTGTCCCGCTGGCGGGGAAGGCGGGCCGCCTCGGCGGTCGGCTGCGGCTGCGGCTGACGACGCCGGGCGGTGCCCGTCTCGCCCGTCACAGCAGCGTCCCGACGACTGTCGCCTCGGGGTACTGCCGGCGCTGCTCGTCCCACTGCACGAGCATCGCGGACAGGAACGGGCGGCAGAGGCGGGCAGTCAGGGTCGGGGTGTCGATCCGGTCGTACACCTCGATGTAGACGGTCGGGATGCGCCGCAGCCGGGCCAGCACCACGAACGGGACCGCCACCCCGGCGCCGGTGGTGACCACCGCGGCGACCCGCCGCGCCCGCAGCACCCGCCAGGCCAGCAGCGCGTTGCGCAGCAGGTTCGGCACGTTACGGGTGGTCGGGTGGTGCGCCGGCACCAGGTCCTCACCGGCCAGCAGGGACAGCGCCTCCGGGGTGTCGAAGGTGACCCAGCACCGCCGCCACTGCTCGTACCAGGACCGCAGGGCGAGTAGTTGGGCCAGGTGGCCGCCGCTGGAACCGACCAGCAGCAGCACCGGCTCCGCACCGTCATCGTTCTTCGTGTCCACGCGACTCCCCACAAGTTCGCTTGGAATTTCAGTTCACGCCACGCAGAAGCAGATCACACGTTCTCCGGTCGTTGAATAGCGCGACCGGACGAGATGTCGATCTCCACATCGAACCTTCGGGCACACCGATCGTCCGAGGTCCATCGATCGTCATCACCACCTGCGATTTCGTCGTCACTCTACGACGTACCCCCGACGTCGTGATTCCCCCGGATCAGCCGCTATGTCGTTTCTCGATGACATCCAAGAGTGCGGGATGCAGCGCCGGGTTCCAGCCCGCACCCGCGTCCGCCAGCCGCCACGTGCGCAACCACATCTCCACCAGGTACGCGTCGGCGACCAGCCGGCGCTGCGCGGCGTCGAGGCCGAGCCGCTCGCCGTGCAGACCCAGGTACCCGTCGACGGCCGACGCCGCCGCGTCGGCCGGCTCCCCCCGCAGCACCAACGACCGCTGGAACGCGTCGTGCGCCAGGTCGAAGCCGACCGGCACGTCCGGGGCGCTGTGTTCCCAGTCCCAGGCGACCAACCGGCCGGCGTGCCGGCCCAGGTTCCACGGCACCCAGTCACCGTGCCAGTGGCCGAACTCCACACCGGTGTCGCCGTGCCGGCGGGCCAACGCGGCGACCGCGTCGACAGCCCGCGCACCGGCCGGCTCGACCGCGGCGGCCCGGGCGGCCAGCCCGGCCAACCGGGCCAGGAAGGTCGACCCGGCCAGTGGTCGGGGCGTACCCGCCGGGGCGCCGCGGCGGGCGACGGCGAGCAGCGCCGCGATCCGCGGTGGCTCGTCTACCGGTACACCGCGTACCGCCGGCGGCAACGGCTCGATCACCGCGACCACCTGACCCGCCCACGCCGTCTCGGTGAGCAGCCTCGGCGGCGTCGGGTGGTCCGCCACGCCGGTCACCCCGCCGAGCGCGCGCAGGGCCGCCGCCTCCGCGGTGACCAGAGCACGGGTCGCGTCGTTCCAGCCGATCTTCGCGTAGCCACGCGGACGACCGTCGACGGTGAAGAGTTGCAGGGTCGGTTTGCCGTTCGGGTCGGGCGGCCGGACCCCGCACGCGGCCAGCAGCGGCGTGCCACCCAGGTCGGCGGCGAGCCGCTCGGTCAGCAGCACCTCGGCCGCCGACACCCCCTCGGGCACCGAGACGGTGAGCGTCGGGAAGGCCGCGAGCCCCACCGGACCGAACCGGGCCAACCCACCCAGCGCCGCCCGCACCGCACGCACCTTCGGTGGCCGCAACGCGTTGTACGCCAGCAGCGACGCCGCCCCGGCCCGGGGCGCGCCCAGCGGCACCAGGAATCGGGCCCGGGCGACCGACGGCACCACCGCGTACCGGGCCACCTGCCGGTGACCGGCCGGCGGGGCAACACCCACGGTCAGGCCCACCCGGTCGTCCGGGAAGACCGCGCGGCTCACCCAGCCCAGACCGTCCACCCGCGAGCGCGGGTCGGCGTCCGGGCCCACCCGCGTCGTCACGCCGCCCGGTCCGCCCAGTCGAGGTCCAGCCCGAGGCGCTGACGCAACGCGTCGTTGTACGGCCGGTAGTAGTCGGTCAACTCGGCCCGCACCGACGGCTCCAACGGCGCCGAACGCCGGTCGTTGTAGACCTTGAAGTCGGGCAGGTCGTACGCCGGCAGCCCGAGGAAGTCGAGGGTGCGCCGGTAGGTCGCGCGGGAGTCGCGGTACAGGCCCTCGCTGGGCAGGAAGAGGATCTGCTCGGAGTCGAAGCGTTCCAGCCACGGCTCCAGGTGCTCCAGGTAGCGCCCCCGGGCCCGGTACGTGTACCAGTCGTACGCCTCGCTGAACGACTCCGGCTCGGCGATCAACCGCTCCCGCTCCCCCGCCGTGCGCTCCGGCTCGGCGGCCAGCGCGGCGGCGAAGTCCAGCGGCTCGATGCCGTGGGTGCGGCGTTCCTTCCAGTGCGAGTACGCCCGCTCGACCGGGTCGCGCAGCAGCACGATCAGCTTCACCGTCGGCATCAGCGCGGCGACCCGCTGCGCGGCGAGCGGGTGGAACATGTACAACGGGGCGGCCTCACCGACGCGCACCGGCCCGCCGTGCCGCCGGGCCAGGGCGTCCCGCTGCCGCTCGGTCGGGAAGTGCGAGCGGTACCACGCCTCGCCGCGACCCCAGTGCTCCTCGAAGTAGTGCG
This window harbors:
- a CDS encoding alpha/beta hydrolase, coding for MATFVLVPGFWLGAWAWREVTATLRAQGHEVYPMTLTGLAERDHLAGPEVGLETHTADIVRLIEVEDLHDVVLVGHSGGGMPVAQAADRVPDRIARVVYVESGPLPDGTAQFDTVPPEEQERLRAAIGDGALLPPPAWDPTADPTNLAGLDEPTLAALRARATPQPLRAATDPVRRTGGRQVPTALVASTFPLAVVRQMIDEKHPFFTGLADGQLHELPTGHWPMLSEPKALADVLDLIART
- a CDS encoding shikimate kinase, which produces MAPVVVLVGAPGCGKTTVGRALADTLSVEFRDTDVDIEQMAGKPIPEIFIDEGETHFRTLERAAVAAALAGGTGVLALGGGAVLAEETRAALVGHRVVHLSVELPDAVKRVGLGAGRPLLAINPRATLKHLLDQRRPLYAEVATETVVTDGRTPAQVVAEVAALLPR
- the aroC gene encoding chorismate synthase gives rise to the protein MLRWLTAGESHGPALVAMLEGVPAGIEVTTSVIADELARRRLGYGRGARMSFERDEVELLGGLRHGVTLGSPVAIRVGNSEWPKWQTVMAADPVDPDELARQARNAPLTRPRPGHADLAGMQKYGHTDARPILERASARETAARVAVGAVAKALIRQALGIEIVSHVVELGPVAAKPGLRPVPSDAARIDADPLRCLDPEASALMVAEVDAAKKAADTLGGVVEVLAYGVPPGLGSHVQWDRKLDARLATALMSIQAIKGVEIGDGWQQARSRGSEAHDEIIPSATGVRRVTDRAGGLEGGITTGEPLRVRAAMKPISSLNRALSTVDVTTGEPATAINQRSDVCAVPAAAVVAEAMVALVLAEAATEKFGGDSIAEIRRNLAGYLDALVIR
- a CDS encoding glycosyltransferase family 2 protein; translated protein: MTPQPSVSVVVPTRDRPELLRAAVRAVLGQDYPGPIEVVVVFDQSTPDESLTGLASGPDRAVRVIRNVRTPGLAGARNSGTLAAQGELVAFCDDDDEWLPGKLAAQVDALAADPGSEFVCCGIRVSYDGSTVDRVLDKERITLDDLLRDRMTELHPSTFLIRATALRDGFGLVDEEIPGSYAEDYEFLLRAARSAPLINLRTPSVLVRWHKRSYFAQRWDTISEALQWLLRRYPEFATQPAGAARVAGQIAFAQAASGDRRGALRWARRTLRSNPREPRAYLALAVAGRVVRADAVLRTLHKRGRGI
- a CDS encoding glycosyltransferase, with the translated sequence MTGETGTARRRQPQPQPTAEAARLPRQRDSQSTTQVRVLVAVGTDKHPFDRLVDWLAQWHAQTTAPVGLTVQHGHTAVPPLPGAVPFLGHDALQQAMADADLVVCHGGPATILEARRHGHLPIVVPRNPARGEHVDDHQLLFARRLGAAGLVALCETREALHDALTAGLADPSRYAVATDPQAHEARRAAVARVGRIVDDLVAGSTPRLSRWRVRSRPRPDPKETSR
- a CDS encoding UDP-N-acetylglucosamine--LPS N-acetylglucosamine transferase translates to MDTKNDDGAEPVLLLVGSSGGHLAQLLALRSWYEQWRRCWVTFDTPEALSLLAGEDLVPAHHPTTRNVPNLLRNALLAWRVLRARRVAAVVTTGAGVAVPFVVLARLRRIPTVYIEVYDRIDTPTLTARLCRPFLSAMLVQWDEQRRQYPEATVVGTLL
- a CDS encoding sulfotransferase domain-containing protein; its protein translation is MASIRDRVKQLVPTQVTTRVKESLVDYGVRTSDRRPLPDFLIIGTKRGGTTSLWNYLIQHPLVPRLFPAWNTKSAHYFEEHWGRGEAWYRSHFPTERQRDALARRHGGPVRVGEAAPLYMFHPLAAQRVAALMPTVKLIVLLRDPVERAYSHWKERRTHGIEPLDFAAALAAEPERTAGERERLIAEPESFSEAYDWYTYRARGRYLEHLEPWLERFDSEQILFLPSEGLYRDSRATYRRTLDFLGLPAYDLPDFKVYNDRRSAPLEPSVRAELTDYYRPYNDALRQRLGLDLDWADRAA